The following nucleotide sequence is from Saccharomycodes ludwigii strain NBRC 1722 chromosome VII, whole genome shotgun sequence.
ATAGTTTAAATTGTTGATATCTTCCCTACTAATCATACTGCTATTGCAACTACAGTTTAcatcatcaaaaaaaatatcattgcAATGTGTCTCTTTTGGTTGtccttcttctttgttTTCATCATTTACATATTTCTGCACTTCCCCAACAGTTCCAATTGTAtccattttatatttttctttatagtttttaaattcttgTTCTAAGTTATTGTATTTCAATTGCCAAGCATGCACTGTTTCGATATGGATTTTCTGTATATAGAAAACATTCCACTTTAACTCAtaaattttccaataaatGTTATCTTCACTACCAACCTTAACGTTGTTCAACTCAAAATTGTTACACATCTTATACAAACGGTTTTTATCCACCCGgttcaataataaaaactgaGCCTTAAATTCGGGCacaaatttataaaaaagaggacttaaaaaaaatgccaaAAATTCTAATTGtaaaatgtatattttgttCAATGTAAATGTTAGcatttgtctttttttttgataactACTGGAATTAGTATCATGATTGTCACTATCTAGCTCTATTAGCTGTCGAAGGTGTTTCAGCTTCTCTCTATACAAATACAAAATGGGGCCGTTGTTCTCTTGTAAATCGCAAGCGCAGTAGCTTCCATGGAAACCaaattttagtttttcaaTCAATGTGCTTTTGACACTATGTTTGAGCAACTTATTTGAGCTAATAAACCTCATTAGTTTTCCATAAATATTGCTCCAAGTTTGTTCTAGCCTGTTGTTAATGGTGATATTAAATGTAGAGGcagttttttcttttaataaatacttGTCAATCAAGAATTCCAATAACTGAGGATATTCAactaatttatataatgaTATAATACTTCTAGCCTTTTTGATCTTGGCTAGTTTTTCATCAATAGCATTAAACGTAGAATTGTGttctgtattatttttcaatatattatctggtatttttaataaccaAGCCTGAAAGCTTTCTAAAATTGGCGCAATTACCGACACATCTATATTGGGATAGCTATCGGCCAACGTGTTTTTAGTTGTAAcaccattgttattaacacGTAGAGAAGATTGGTATATAAGTTCAGTgttataattaatttttttcctattcATTGACATTCTTGTTTGTTGCACTTTCCTGttagttgaaaaaaaaaaaaaatctctAGTACAAAAATAGGTGTCAGcaaatattaattgattGAGGAGCAAGAGCAGTACTTTCTTAAAGAGGAAAAATGCGcaattataaaaacaaaaataaaataaaaaataaaaaaaggaacaaaatcctcttttttttttttttttgtttcttttcctGACACAAAAATTCTGATCATTgctgtttttattttcagatacaaaaacaattttgaTCTTTAATTTCGATgttaaaatgaaaaaaaaaaatgaaaataaaaacttagaaaaaatgaaagaaagaaagaaaaacataaaaaaaaaattttttttttcaaagtaaATAATGATCTAACTGGACTGtttattggtatttttgGCTCTGATTTTTCTTCTGGTATTTTGGTAATTAGTAccgttattgttattaatttttttatcagaATTATCCTTAGcaaagttattattacctttctctttatctttattgtttttgtttggaTTATCTTTCCTAACAacattgatatttttattttcaatgcTCTTCTTGTTGGTGTTGCCCcacttcttctttttcttattattattattattattactaccagcaattttatcaattttattgctgttgttctcattatcatcactatttttatttttatcaacaatCTTAGCATCACCACTGCgttccctttttttaatcactacttttgcttttaatttcttttcttccaTATTATCGCCAGCATtcccaatatttttttttattgccaTTCCAATACCTCTTTTATTACTGATATCATTCCCTTTCCCCTTTACATTTTCATTAGCACCTCTCTCTTTATGACTTTTCCGACGatcgtttctttttatatttttacttcTATTTCTATCATTCTCTTTATTGCCACTAGTTTCTTCTCCTTTTCTATCGGTATTGCCATTGGAACCAGgtactttattattagcttTCCTACCACGGCCTTTCCTAGTTTTTATATAACTCTTGCCATTGTTATCATTGTTAGCATTACCGGAACGGGTATTTATCATTGTTAATTCATCTAGCGTTGAATTGATTGCAAAATTCTTGTGTTTTTCcatcttttcctttttaaataactCCCTTTTCAAATTTGCACTAAAAACACTCATTTCATTCAGTAACAACatggtatttttattttccacattattatcattatctttttccttCGTAGCTTTGGTCTTGTTGTTCGTAAGCATTTCCCAGTTTTTAACAAACCTTATGAAATATGGATCTTGTTCAATAGTATTCtctaatctttttttagataCGGATACTCGAACACTATCTGGTTTGTTATAATTTGCTGGTttataatttgttaaatCATATTTAATAGTTTCTTTGTATTTTCCTACAAACTCACTGTTgtttataaataacatatttatttgttctgGTGATTCAAATTGGAAATAGGCTCTTGAATAAAGTGGCGGTTTGAATggattatttatatcataATTGCCTTGTTTATagtattggaaaaatttaatgaaaTCGATTgtattttcttcattttcatcattaGAAGGGGAACactttaaattaatttcattCAAAAACTCTTCTTGGGTTAGAGTTGGTGGTAGGTTTCTAATAACTAATCTAGGACCTAACACGAATTCCTGGCCCGTGGTCTTGgttcttttatttcttgttcttgttcTATTATCACGTCTTTTATTCCtgccattatttttaaaacttccTTTTACACTATCGTTCGACTCTTGTTGCAGttgtttgttttcattATGTACATTATCATTTCCACCAAATTTTTTGTCTGctctaaattttttagaGACATTGGTGTTATTACTGTTAGTGGTAATACTAGCATTAACAGTagtaacattttttttatcattaccACTATTCTGtttgttaatattgttttttttattatccttAGAATTGAGAATTGGTTTGGTATTGTAAtctattgattttttaatgttgaAGTTATCAGcttcttttgttgttttattttttgaatgctttaacaataatttgttattattaattgtttGGTCTTCTCCTACCTCATTAGTTTCtttcatatttatttgtctatttccttatttttcacctttttgtcttttaatctttttttccatttttgttATCCGAATtaagtttattatttgaataagTTTGTTGAtgaagtttttttttttccttgtttttataaaaaaaaaaaaaaaaaaaggaaaaagaaagaaagaaaaaaggaaaaagaaagaaagaaaaaaaaaaaaaaaaaaaaaaaaataaaattaaacaaccAATCCAAAATAGCATCCAGTAATACTCCTGTTACTACAATGGACCTATTTTTTAATCAGATTAATAAAGGATCAACAAATTTGAGCAAGATATTAAGCATAGATTTACAAACTAATGGAAAACTGATTGCAATTTTACAAAACTCATTAAATACGCCGGCATTTAATTCTACTAAATTATGTGATATCATTGAAGAAAGGTTAAATAATCAACTATTATCAACTTCAACACGATTTAAACTTTTGATAGAAAgttttttgaattattgtTCCAAAGTAGATCCATGGTCTATTTGgaataatattgatttgATATTTCAATACTATCAAGATTTGACTAATTTGGTCTCATCTTTTGTCACCATAAGTGATTTACCCAATGTTATATCTCTTAATATTCAGTTATGTGAATTATTTAGATCTATGACTTTGTTCATTATACCAATTTCCTTAAAGGTTGATGCTGTGTATTCAACTAGTGTTAGTACTACGAATAAAAACGACTATATTTTCACCACACAGctaactttatttttggctaaattttttcaatctaTAAAACCATTAAACAATCGATTGAATGAAAAGGAACGAAATCCGAAAAATGAACTTTTATTATGGGTGGTTAATCGATTAAACAATTTATATATCAAGATTGGTTCGTCGTCATCTTgtaacaatatttttcaaaacataAGCCATAAAATAGGTAATGATGTTGCCGGCATTAAATCTATCCATAAGTTTGATGTTTTAGAATACAGGTTTATTTTGGGACGCTTTTACCTAATGCAAAACAAACTTACTAAGGcattttatcatttaaatcAAACTTATACAGAATTATCTTGTTTGTATGagttttatcattttcaacaattctatattaatattgaaaaagtgttaaaatatttactaCCCTTGGGTTTAGTTTTGGGTAAAATACCAAAACTTCAAACACCAataatcaataataatccaCACCTGGCAGAGTATCAGAATTTGGctaaaataacaatgagTGGTGATTTATCACTTTTCAATGAATGGATGACAAGAAATCAGGATATCTTACTGAAGGAGAACGTATATATTCTATTACTAGACAAATTACCACTAATTATTTTAAGAAATtgtatcaaaaatattttccaaattacAACGTATCCTGCATCCAACAAAATTAGTTATGAAGTGATAAGTAGAGGTTTACAATATAGCTGTAGGGATTTTGCCTTTGGTGGTGTCAGTAAGAACTCGCTGACCCTAATGTTTCAAGATttagatatttttaatgtggagaatgttttaattacattaataacatataatttgttaaaGGGGAATTGTTTTCCGATGAATAAAGTAATGGTTACTATGAAAAACGTTTCTATAAATGAAATATTCCCACCTATTAACgaaaaaattttggtaAAATTTCCCGTGGCTAATGGTGATGAAAAAGATTCGTGGCTTTATCAATTGTaggtattatttattatccaaattaaataagaatgtgtaaatatatatatatctaagTACAGATAAAATagtttgataaaaaaaggtaGCTGAACAACACTGTTTGATTACAATTCTGTGGATTACAATTCTGTGGATTACAATTCTGTGGATTACAATTCTGTGGTATTGGCTATTTTagatggaaaaaaaaaaaaaattgatctCTGCCaaatctttctttttttggataaagtaaggaaaaaaagaaatggaCGAGACCGGAGTCGAACCGATGACCTCTCCCATGCTAAGGGAGCGCGCTACCAACTACGCCACACGCCCAAATTGTTGTGATTTCATTGAGATAGTAATGTTTTTTGCTGACAATACTCATATAAAatgtattaataatatgtaATTagcaatatatatatatatattatagaaAGATGAGACAAAGGCAAAGTGAAGTAACCAAAAATTAATCATGTATAAAGAGGTGATCTATTAAAGGATTTAGTTATGAAtttgttttgaaatatataaatttatacttgatatttaaaatttacataagtaaaaaaaaaaaataagcatCATAACGTGTACTAAGAGCACATAACCTTATATCCTTTCCGCGACATAACAATGAAGTTGACTGTAATAGTAGTGAGTGATATCTATAAGATAGTGAATTATGATAGAGCGTGAtggaaaatggaaaaaagtAAACTAAGGTTGATGTAAAccaaaaagtatataaacaGAATGGGTAAGTTTGTGGTAAGAAATAATTACCTATTATATAATTGTAGGCAAATATATGTAAAACAAGACAAACAAGTATTAAGATTAAGAAGACATTGCAACGATTGTCCAGAGACACGGGTTTGCAACAAAACAGAGATTTCTTCGAGGAGTGTTGTTTTCATTGCTATTTCTTATTCTATCAAGAAGCAACTTATTATGATTACAATAAAATGACTAATTAAAATCTAATCCAAATCACgtggttttattttcacatgcagttttatatatatatatatatatttttttttaagattaattataaaaaataaaaacaaaaacaaaaaaagataaattaaagataaattCCATAACTGTAACTATCATTAAACCCAAAAGAATCCTAATagctataaaaaaaaaaaaaaaaaaaaaaagaataacaTCACATTGCTACATTGCTAAATGGTATCTGCAGCAAAGCATAACATTGTTGAAGGTAAATGTCCTACTATTACAGAAACAGATATagtaaagaaagaaaacaaagTGACTAAaccaagaaagaaaaaaaaactattaactgatgatattaaaagagaaaatcACATAAAATCggaacaaaaaagaagagaaatGATACGAGAATGTTATGATATTTTGGTGGGTTTGATACCCGATTTGttagaagaagagaaaagatCAGAACTGGTTATTTATGAAAAGACAATAGCCTATATAAAATCATTATACCACGAAAACGAAAAACTACGAAATGAGTTGATAGAATACTGTAGCAATGGTTCTGGTTCTAATGCTGGTATATCAAATGAATTAATTTGGGAAATTTCggatttgaaaaaaacaaaatagttTCCATTAATATAtgtgtaaaaaaaaaaaaaaaaaaaaaaaacagtaaAGATAAGTACTAAATGGAGCTGGGAGGAGTTATTAATGAAATGATACATAAACACGGTTTCAAAGTGTATTTAATACTAATTTTACTTTATATCTATTATACATAGTAAATCACctaaatataaatgattTCTAAAAAGTATGCATGTATAAAATATGTAATTCCAAACGTATCGATTGCAGTAACATTACTTTGTATGATTTCCTAAGATTGTATTTGAATTGagaaagatatatatatatagcaAGAATCGAAAGTAATGGGCAGAGGTTTtattgtaaataaaaaaaaaaaaaaataaataaaaaaaaaaaaataaaacaaataacgACCCCAGAGAGGGTTGAACTCTCGATCTTGCGATTAACAGTCGCACGCCTTAACCAACTTGGCCATGGAGTCAATCACGTGATATTGTGTTATGCTGGTCGATGGTTACAATAAGATAGTAGGATTATAGATAAAAACGATGTTACTCTCTGTTTATATATcctaaaattaatattataaacagTAACTTATATAATTTCCTTTAACTTAATTgctaaaataaatcatctctttatatatgatttatttccTTTATCTTTTAAGGGAGTCTCTCATTTAAGGGAACGTCCCCCTTAGGGGAAGATCTTCTTTACTATTCAATAGTATTTCCTTTTATGTGACTTTTTGTGATTACTACAATTCGCTTCACAACATATTGACTTTTTACGATTATAATACATATTAGAAAAACAGTTAGTAAACTAATTTCAGATTTTGTCATTTGATctcttatatattttacaCTAATAAGTAATTCttaaataattcaattctttgtatatgatttattttcatgtTTTTCCACCTGCTATATgaattattcttttttaatatttcgTTCTTGTCCATTAGGAGAATTACATGCTCTCAGAAATTTCTTAAGCAGTCATTACCTGTACATTCTTCACAACTTGTGAGTGGCGCTATCCTAATTCATAGTAGATGCGTTTAAAAGTGTTTAGAATCTGAACTAAAGAATTTATCATTTGCAGCTTAGCTTTAAAAGAAAGtgtttacttttttttttttttttttttcttgctcattttttttatctatatatatatagatatagaATAAGCTACcaattataaattatatagaATATTTCTTAACAAATGTATGATTTTTCTGTACAAGATTAGAAATCGAGGATTGTCTGGTCTTTCTATATCtgaaagaaacaaaattaagCTTTTAGCAGCATTTTATTGTTAaggaataataatatattaagttgtattattatttgtttttagaatgtttattttaatttccaCAGTTATAGATGCATACTAACTTCAATTTACATtgcaaaattataatatgtTGAAACAGAATATAAAcacaatataaaaaaaaaaaaaaaaaaaaagcaataaGCAATTATACCTGTCCTGATATAAAATagtaaattattaaatcagTTTAATAACTATGCTACAAAACTTTCTCCACAAGAATCCGAGATAGTTTAACGGTTAGAATTGGCGTTTGTCGCATGCCAGATCGGGGTTCGATTCCCCGTCTCGgagtattttatttttttaatttttttaaattattttttgtaaaaaaaatgccctataattaaaaaaaaaaatattaaaaaaaaaaatagtttaaaaaaaaaaaaaaaactagttaaaaatatttttatttttgcccCTTTTTCAAGAGAGTTCATATTCTAGCTTtacaagttaaaaaaaaaattagtataTAAACCATCACTATTTTGTTTGATGATTTTTCTAGATCTTCTCTTTCGATATtctttaatataatatttcaaatgttatttgttattatgaaaggaagaaaaaaaagaacataaaccataactttaaaaacaaacatcAAACGTTTCAAGATAGCGGtgatccttttttttttttcctatgagaagaaaagaaagttaTTACCAAGAAGAAAGGCTTCTTCTGATGTAaactagtaataatatttgtaataaaataattttttatacacATGACGAGAAAAACGCTGTGCACCAGTCTGATTGCATGGGAACTACAAGTACTCTCCCATTGCTCTGAAGCATTATGTATACCCAAATTTCTGAtgtatgattattattttattattagttttcGTTTATCTGTTTGTGACGTAAATTTAgaatttattgttattaagcGCTTTGTActctttattttaaatatgactgaatttgtattattgtaaaaaattatcgGACTGCTTTGTTACCCGGTTTCTTTTGaatcttatttttaaataaatagtaaTTTAAGGACAAACCAATTTGTGGATTGTTTTATAGAATAATACGTAGAGCACGGAttggttatttatttatttatttgtttatctCCGATACAAACTCGCAGCACAACTCAAGCAGTAGATATGTAATAGGTTTATGTACGGGTTTTACTAAGCAAAGACAAGAGACGTTGTGTCATTCTTGTTTGCAATGTGTggcttttattattatttatatgtaaaatacctttttaaaaaagtataatatGTGGTGTACTGAtgcaaaaacaaaacaaaacaaaacaaaacagaATAAAATAGGAACAATAGTCACAGCCCTTTTGCTATATATTACCACTGTTTATTGCTTCCACCTAAGAAACATATGCAGAGTAATTatcaaataacaataacgaTGGGGCttaatgaataaataaataaataaataaataaataaataaataatcttgTGTCTGTATTTAATCGTACAAGTTTCttcattaaaataaatataatatataaatatgcaTATCTAcaatatacaaaaataaaaaataaaaactggAAGGggaatcatttttttattccattttattccagaaaaatgtttatataaatagcaaagatattattagaaaaaaaaaagacagagaaaaaaaagaaagaaactATCCttgtatatttaaatatttgttttttgctATTTTGTAATAGGCGCTTAGCAACTAtatatagtaatattaataaagccaacaaaaactataacaataaagatCTATAAGTTTATCTCATAATAAGATGTCTACTGAAACCGCTCCTGCTGCTGCTCCTGCCGCTCCTGTCACTACTGACGTTGTTGAAAACGTTAAATCATCCGTTGAAGAAATTCAAAAAGATAGTGAAACTGCTGCTCAAGATGGTTTTAATAAGGTCACTGAACAAgtagaaaaggaaaagaaagaaattgaacctaaaaaaaaagtggtCAAAGctaaaaaagatgaaattGAAGCAAAAACTGAATCTGCAGCTAAATCCGGTAATAGTTTGTTATCCTCTTTCACCAATCCTTGCAAAAAGGTTTGGTTAAAgactaaaaaattattgagctgagaaaaattaaactggtgttttaaactt
It contains:
- the UPF3 gene encoding Upf3p (similar to Saccharomyces cerevisiae YGR072W | UPF3 | UP Frameshift) produces the protein MKETNEVGEDQTINNNKLLLKHSKNKTTKEADNFNIKKSIDYNTKPILNSKDNKKNNINKQNSGNDKKNVTTVNASITTNSNNTNVSKKFRADKKFGGNDNVHNENKQLQQESNDSVKGSFKNNGRNKRRDNRTRTRNKRTKTTGQEFVLGPRLVIRNLPPTLTQEEFLNEINLKCSPSNDENEENTIDFIKFFQYYKQGNYDINNPFKPPLYSRAYFQFESPEQINMLFINNSEFVGKYKETIKYDLTNYKPANYNKPDSVRVSVSKKRLENTIEQDPYFIRFVKNWEMLTNNKTKATKEKDNDNNVENKNTMLLLNEMSVFSANLKRELFKKEKMEKHKNFAINSTLDELTMINTRSGNANNDNNGKSYIKTRKGRGRKANNKVPGSNGNTDRKGEETSGNKENDRNRSKNIKRNDRRKSHKERGANENVKGKGNDISNKRGIGMAIKKNIGNAGDNMEEKKLKAKVVIKKRERSGDAKIVDKNKNSDDNENNSNKIDKIAGSNNNNNNKKKKKWGNTNKKSIENKNINVVRKDNPNKNNKDKEKGNNNFAKDNSDKKINNNNGTNYQNTRRKIRAKNTNKQSS
- the THP1 gene encoding Thp1p (similar to Saccharomyces cerevisiae YOL072W | THP1 | Tho2/Hpr1 Phenotype); protein product: MDLFFNQINKGSTNLSKILSIDLQTNGKLIAILQNSLNTPAFNSTKLCDIIEERLNNQLLSTSTRFKLLIESFLNYCSKVDPWSIWNNIDLIFQYYQDLTNLVSSFVTISDLPNVISLNIQLCELFRSMTLFIIPISLKVDAVYSTSVSTTNKNDYIFTTQLTLFLAKFFQSIKPLNNRLNEKERNPKNELLLWVVNRLNNLYIKIGSSSSCNNIFQNISHKIGNDVAGIKSIHKFDVLEYRFILGRFYLMQNKLTKAFYHLNQTYTELSCLYEFYHFQQFYINIEKVLKYLLPLGLVLGKIPKLQTPIINNNPHLAEYQNLAKITMSGDLSLFNEWMTRNQDILLKENVYILLLDKLPLIILRNCIKNIFQITTYPASNKISYEVISRGLQYSCRDFAFGGVSKNSLTLMFQDLDIFNVENVLITLITYNLLKGNCFPMNKVMVTMKNVSINEIFPPINEKILVKFPVANGDEKDSWLYQL
- the INO4 gene encoding Ino4p (similar to Saccharomyces cerevisiae YOL108C | INO4 | INOsitol requiring), with translation MVSAAKHNIVEGKCPTITETDIVKKENKVTKPRKKKKLLTDDIKRENHIKSEQKRREMIRECYDILVGLIPDLLEEEKRSELVIYEKTIAYIKSLYHENEKLRNELIEYCSNGSGSNAGISNELIWEISDLKKTK